The following nucleotide sequence is from Ornithodoros turicata isolate Travis chromosome 2, ASM3712646v1, whole genome shotgun sequence.
gaaaaaaaaagaaaagaaattaagATGAGCTGCTTCCATACGTCAAAGACACCAGTATTACatctggatctgcatgctggtttcaggagcagatttacttcttgaatcaatgcacatctctacacattccacagatactgtaattttacacgCAGCATTGAatagaccataattttattgaatacacagagATCATAAAACAATCTGACTCCCCCCCATAATCCctcgcaacaggtaaacaagtacactgcaagatggacagaatACAGGTGTCAGTTGAGGTGTTCTGTGGTAAGTCTTAGGTGCAGAATGAGGTCATTCCCCACAAACCAGTGAAAGGGGTTTGTTCTGCCTTCGTGGCTATGTATCCCACTGTAACCAGAGCTACTATTTGAACTCCGTCTCGGCCGCCCCTTACGCGGTGCCTCTCCGAGGTGTAAGGTGCCTTCATGGGCATGCTCCACCGTAACTGGAGCCACCTTTTGGACCCCGTCTCGGGCACCCCTTACGCGGTGCCTCTCCGAGGTGTAAGGTGCAAGAATTTCAGTTGTGTTTTGTGAGGCGTGGCAGTAAGTCGCTTCCGAATGCTACAGTCTTTTTACCGCATAGCAACGCATTGCATCGATCGTGCATCATATTGCATAGCTGGATATAATCACATGTACGTCTATGTATGCTTACGTCGGTTTAAGCTGTCCGATTAAACGTGTGTTTTGCAACAAACATGTGTTGAGATCGGAATAGTAAAAAGACTGCTTTCCCACGGCGCTTCTCCACGGCGACTGCTCTGCGAGGATTACGCCATCGTATAATGGAACACGGCTCCAACGACAACGTTCTGGATGAACCTGCAACTGACGGAGCACAGCAAGACGCTCGTCCGAAACGCAAGGTGAGCTTGTCGTTGAAAGCTTTGGAAAGGTTTGAAAGTGACAAGGAAGATTTCGTAGACAAGCTGGACAATGCATGGAGCGAAACGGAGCTATGCTTGTCGCGTGGTTCTGCAGCTACGTCTTCTGACGCCATACAACGAACTCTAGATGGACTTGGGTTCAGCTTCAACAAGTATCGTCTTGTCTCTGAAAGATATTTCACCTTTCTCACGCGGATTCGCACGGAGGCGAGCCTGCAAGAACGAGATGTACAGAGGTCAATTGACGAAGCACGCGAAGGTTTAGTGGGGAAGGCAACTACTGAAGCAAGGCAACGCCTGGAGGTTCTTCTGGAAACCGCTTCGGTTCATTCTAACGCCTCCAGACACTCCGTATCGTCAAGACAATCTATAATGTCTATACAGTCGAGCGCCCCGTCGGTAGGTGCATCAGCAGCAAGGGCAAGAGCTGATGCAGAAGCTGCGAAGATCAGATCTGCTTACGGCAAAAAGGAAGTAGAAATGAAGCTTCGTAGAGCCCAAATTGAAGAGGAAGAACAAGCGGCAGCCGCTATCGCGAGGCGAAAGAAAGCAGAATTGGAAGCAAGCATTCAACTACTTCAGGGAGAAAAGGAAGCCAATGCAGCTGAGGCGCAAGCAAGGTCACTAGAGGCAGCTGCAGACACCAGCACCGACGCTGTGAACTTTGGGGAGGGTACAGAAGTCCCTACCGAAGCAGTCAAAGACTCAAATCGGCACCTGCCGAAAACGGTTCAAGGTGCTTCCACGCTGGACGGACAAGCCTCACAGGGTGAGCAGCTCCACGAAGCCCAAGATGCCGAGCGCAAACACACACATCGAGCTCAAGCTTACACGGGATCAGGTCTACGCAGTTATCCAAACGCAAGTCTGCAAACGGATACTGTGCAACAGGCTCCTTACCCAAGTGCGCCCGATACTGTCACACAATGGCTCGAAGTGGGCTCTCCTGCTCTCCCGAATCCCCTTGCCCCTAGCTTCGCCCCCGCGGGACAACGGCTAGAACGGAGTCCTCCACGCGCCACTTCACGTGCTCAACGCCAAGAATCTGAAACGACTAGTACTTGGTACGACCCTGTTCGCCGGACGGCTGAGCCCACAGGAACTGTCGACAGAACAATGACagacttggccaagtttctcgtCCGCCGAGAACTGGTGAACAGCGGTCTCACCAAATTCGACGATTCTCCTGAGAACTACATGTCATGGAAATCTTCCTTCAAGAACGCTATCGACAACCTGGATGTCACAGCAAGCGAAGAACTTGATCTCCTAGTGAAATGGCTGGGAAATGAATCCTCGAAACATGTCAAGCGACTGAGATCGGTACATGTGAACAACCCTCTTGCTGGTCTCAGCATGGCGTGGCAAAGGCTTGATGAGTGCTACGGAAGTCCCGAAGCCATCGAGAACGCCCTGCTGAAGAGACTTGAGGGTTTCCCAAGGATTCCAAACAGTGACCATTGCAAGCTACGAGAACTTGGTGACCTACTTTTGGAACTAGAATCGGCAAAGATGGATCGTCGCTTGAAGGGACTCAGTTACCTGGACACTGCTCGTGGTGTGAACCCGATCGTGGAGAAGCTACCGTACGGCCTTCAAGAGAAATGGATCACACATGGGTCAAGATACAAGGAAGAAAATGAGGTGACCTTTCCTCCATTTGCCGTTTTCTCAAAGTTTGTACGGGACATAGCCAAGGCCAAAAACGACCCAAGCTTCCTCCTTGCGCCCCCTCGTACATTCCGTTCAAGTGACGACAGAGCCACGTCCAGGAACCCCGGCAACAAAACGTCAGTAGCTGTCAACAAAACAGAAGTTCAGTCAACGACAGCTAACCCTGAATTCGCTGCAGCTGGAGCTAAGAGAACCACAGATCCCGGCAAAGACTGCCCTCTTCATTGCAAGCCACATCCACTAAATAAATGCCGAGGCTTCCGGCGAAAGCCTCTGGCTGAACGAAGAGCCTTGCTGAGAGAGTTGGGAATCTGCTTCAGATGTTGCTTGACATCAGATCACCTGTCCAGAGACTGCGGTGAAGTGATAAAGTGCATGGTGTGCGGCAGCGACAGACACTGTTCCGCCCTTCACCCAGAGTCCCTTGTTCCAGACCAACCCCTGTTTACAGGAGATACCCGGCACGGCGGGGAGGACAACGCTCAGCCTGAGCAACCCAACGTAACGTCAAGTTGCACGAACGTGTGCGGGAGCAGCTCAAGGAGTACATCTTGTTCGAAGATATGCTTGGTCAAGGTGCATCCAAAGGGTCAACCAGACTTGTCATTCAGGATGTACGCTGTTCTGGATGATCAGAGCAATAGGTCACTTGCAAAGCCAAGGTTCTTCGATATGTTCGGTGTGCATGCGGACCAATCGCCATACACGATCAAGACATGCGCAGGCATAACTGAGACAACAGGGCGACGTGCAAACGGATATGTGGTTGAGTCTCTCGACGGACGCATACGTGTTCCACTCCCAACACTCATTGAGTGCCTGACAGATGCCTGATGACAGGAACGAAATTCCAACACCACAGGTGGCGCAGAACCATGCGCACTTGAGGAAGATAGCAGGCTTAATCCCGCCCTTGGACGACAACGCCGATATACTGCTTCTTCTCGGTAGAGACATCCTGCAGGTGCACAAGGTACGTCAACAGATGAACGGTCCAAACAACGCTCCCTATGCTCAGCGACTGGATCTCGGCTGGGTGATAGTAGGTGATGCCTGCATCAGTGGAGTCCGGAAGCCGATTAGCGTCAGTACCTTCACCACCACATTGCTTGAAAACGGCAGGGCAAGCACCTTCATTCCGTGCCCAAGTCACATTCACATCAAGGAAAAGGTCGTACAGGACGGACAGACAGTCACCACGGCGACACACGTCACGGGACTGAACGACATCGCCTCGAGCACTGAGGAGTTAGTGGATCCCATCTTCGAGACTTCGAAGCATGATAGCATGCTTGCTCTATCGATTGAAGACAAACGTTTCCTCGAAATTATGAACAAGGGATTCGCTAAAGGTGAAGACAACAGCCGGATTGCACCACTCCCTTTTCGCACACGGAGATGTGAGCTACCCGACAACAGAGAACAAGCGCTCAATCGATTCTCTTCGCTTTGTCGCACCTTACAAAAGAAGCCCGAAATGAAAGGACATTTTCTGAAGTTCATGAGTAATATCTTCAAGGATGGCCATGCCGAGCTAGCCCCACAAAGGGACGAAGGGAACGAATGTTGGTACCTTCCCATCTTCGGTGTGTATCATCCGAAGAAACCAGGACAAATACGTGTTGTCTTCGACTCGAGCGCGAAGTGCCAAGGAGTGTCTTTGAATGACGTGCTCCTCACCGGTCCTAATCTCACGAACAGTCTCCTAGGTGTCCTGCTTCGTTTCAGAAAAGAACCATTCGCTATCACTGCAGACATTCAACAAATGTTCTACTGCTTCATCGTTCGCGAAGAGGACAGAGATTACCTAAGATTCTTTTGGTTCCATGACAACGACCCGAATCAGGAGATTGCAGAGTATCGAATGCGTGTTCATGTGTTTGGAAACAGCCCATCGCCAGCGGTCGCAACATACGGACTAAGACGAACGGCACTAGAGGGGGAAACAGAGTACGGAAATGACGCAAGGAGGTTCGTGGAAAGGGACTTCTACGTAGATGACGGGTTGAAGTCCCTCCCTACAGAAAAAGAGGCCATTGAGCTACTTCGAAGAACCAAGGCGATGTTGGCAACAGCGAACTTAAGGCTTCACAAAATAGTCTCCAACAGTGTAGCTGTAATGGAAGCGTTCCCATCGGATGAGTACGCGCCGGACCTGAAGGACCTTGTCCTGGGAACTGACACTCCTCCGTCACAGCGTAGCCTGGGCTTAAGTTGGAATATCAAAAAAGACACCTTCGCATTCCCGGTCTCTCCTAATGACAAGCCACACACAAAACGTGGTCTTTTATCCACGGTTAACAGTTTGTACGACCCTCTGGGTTTCGCCGCTCCCGTCACAATACATGGCCGGCTCTTGCTGAGGGAGCTGTCTTCCTTGACTGACGACTGGGATGCTGGGCTTCCACCAAGCAGTGAATGGGAGATTTGGAGGAATTCTCTGCCAGCTCTCAAAGAAATTCAAATACCTCGCACGTACACCAGCAGTACTCTCAGCAATGGCTGCCGCAAGGAGCTCTGCGTATTTTCAGATGCATCGACTAAGGCTATTGCAGCAGTGGCCTACCTAAAACTAACTGACGCTCAGGGCAAGAACCACATCGGATTCATCCTTGGAAAGGCGAAACTCGCTCAGAAACGCGAGCAGACTATCCCAAGACTGGAATTATGCGGGGCCGTTCTTGCCGTTGAACTGGCCGATATTGTTCTCGGCGAACTGGACGTTGACTTCGACGCTGTAAGCTACTACACTGACAGCAAGGTCGTTCTCGGCTACATATACAACGAGTCCAGGAGATTCTACGTATACGTGGCCAACAGAGTCGAACGCATCAGGAGGTCAAGTAAACCTGAACAGTGGAACTACGTTCCTTCTGAACACAACCCTGCCGACATTGCCACCCGAATGGTCCCGGCGGATCGCCTAGCTAAGACGGCCTGGTTAACTGGTCCTGAATTCCTAAGCAGGACTAACGTCGCAAGTGCAGGGAAGGAACATCAAGGATTCGCGCTGATGAGCCCAGAAGCAGACGCGGAAATCCGTCCTGTTGTGACTAGCCTCACCACCAACGTGTCGACGCGAACACAGCTTGGAGCTCATAGGTTTGAACACTTTTCAAGGTGGACAAGGCTGGTTAAAGCTATAGGAAGTCTCCAACACATCGCACGCTGCTTCCACTCCTCGGATGACGACGTGTCAGCGTCTTGCAATCACTGGCATCTGTGCAGCAGGCTACGTACGAACGAAGAACTCTCCGCTGCGGAGAAGTTTGTCTTCAAAACGGTGCAAAGCGAATCTTTCTCGAAGGAGATTTACTGCATCGAGAAGAAGCAAGATCTACCAAAGAACAGTCCTCTTCGGAGCCTGAACCCCTACATCGACGAAGATGGCCTTCTGAGAATCGGTGGACGGCTGAGCAACTCGACGTTAGATCAAAATCAGCGGCACCCTATCATCATACCGGGTCGACATCACATCGGAACGCTGCTGACCCGTCACCATCACGAAAGTGTGGCTCACCAAGGTCGTCATTTTACCGAAGGAGCAATCCGAGCTGCTGGGCTGTGGATCGTGTGAGCCAAAAACTGCGTTCGTTCAGTGATCTACCACTGCGTTAGATGTCGCAAATTGAGAGGCAGACCTCAAGAACAGATCATGGCTGATCTCCCGCAAGATAGGCTGAGTACGGAACCCCCATTCACCTACGTGGGCCTTGACGTGTTTGGTCCCTGGACAGTGCGATCGCGGAGAACGAGAGGAGGACTTGCAGCCAGCAAAAGGTGGGCCGTCATCTTTACCTGCATGTCTATACGAGCAGTGCACATTGAGATCATCGAGTCCATGGATTCTTCGAGTTTCATAAATGCTCTGAGGCGCTTCCTGTCCGTCAGAGGTCCCGTCAAGCAGCTGCGATCAGACTGTGGAACTAACTTCGTCGGTGCATGCAAGGAATTGAAGATCAACACGACCTCAGGTGGAAACGCTGACATAGACAGATTTTTGCAAGACCAAGACTGCACATGGATCTTCAACCCACCACACGCCTCTCACATGGGCGGCGCTTGGGAGCGCATGATAGGTGTGGTCCGCCGCATCCTCAATTCGATGCTCATGGGAACCGACAGGTCAAAGCTGTCGCACGAAATGTTAGTAACGCTCTTGGCGGAGGTTACAGCGGTCGTAAACAACAGACCGCTCATCCCTGTATCAACGGACCCGGAGAACCCTGCGGTTCTGACCCCAAACATGATACTGACACAAAGGACGGGTAAACACCATCCACCTGCTGGAGATTTCGATGCAGGTGACATCTACCGGAGGCAATGGAAGCAAGTACAATCCATGGCGAACGCTTTCTGGAACCGTTGGAAGAGAGAGTATCTCCCAACACTCGACGGTCGTCGCATGTGGCAGACACGTCAACGAGATATCCACGAGGGAGACATTGTACTTCTCAGGGATAAAGACACGGAGCGCAATGAATGGCCAATGGGTCGTGTTATTAAGACGCTACCTAGCTCTGACGGGCGTGTTCGGAAAGTGGACGTCAAAATCTACAAGAACGGTGCGCCGAAGGTATTCCAGCGACCAATACGGGAAATTTTCCTCTTACTTCCTACGGAAAACAAGTGAACATTTTTTACTGTGAACATTGTATGTGTGGTGGTATCTTGCGATACCAGACGGGGAGTGTTCTGCCTTCGTGGCTATGTATCCCACTGTAACCAGAGCTACTATTTGAACTCCGTCTCGGCCGCCCCTTACGCGGTGCCTCTCCGAGGTGTAAGGTGCCTTCATGGGCATGCTCCACCGTAACTGGAGCCACCTTTTGGACCCCGTCTCGGGCACCCCTTACGCGGTGCCTCTCCGAGGTGTAAGGTGCAAGAATTTCAGTTGTGTTTTGTGAGGCGTGGCAGTAAGTCGCTTCCGAATGCTACAGTCTTTTTACCGCATAGCAACGCATTGCATCGATCGTGCATCATATTGCATAGCTGGATATAATCACATGTACGTCTATGTGCTTACGTCGGTTTAAGCTGTCCGATTAAACGTGTGTTTTGCAACAAACATGTGTTGAGATCGGAATAGGGTTACAACACCACCATCCcacatgaacataaaagctTCTTCCTACCAATGTGTGTTTTTTGCAAACCAAGGTTGGAATAGAGCGTAGAAAGTGGGCACCTTGAATAGCAAAACTCaagcagctctgacgtcacagacctTAGGGCTATCAGTGGAATTCGTTGTATCTCTGAGGTCCTTGACATTTGTGCGTTAGTCAGGCATCTGTTCGAGAGCTTTTATCTCGCAAAGTatgacacatgaaaaaaaaagattgatcagcattatggagcgcaatgcatgatgcacccatgatgtaacaaaccacgtctatgaaagtgtcccaacccctttgatTTTTCCCTGGCACTTCATGTAGCAAAAACGGCTAAGGAACATGGAGTACCATTTACTGTGTGCACCAAaatcttgtgtttgtttccccatcccctacgcttctacagaagccaccgattaatGGCGAATGAAATGCCAAAAACTAAAAATCTTAGGTATGAGACTGTTTGTACACGTTCGCTGAAGCCCTTCTGCTGTCGACTTGCatttaatgccttgcagagttgtTAGCGTTGTAGTGACTCATTCACTGTAACTCTTGCGGTGAGCCCCCcttgtgtagtctcttccttctgttcgggCGCTCATGAACAGCTATCGTCCACAGAGATCGAGCAGAGCACCAGAAAGCCCCTGGACATACCCTGACATGAAAATTtaaattagcattattagaattcCTAAAACACACAGAACAGGCTTGGgcagtaaagaagcaatgcaattctctgtttcagtagttttctcacacacattccttatgtgtagatacaatatgtggcacacagataaggtgGAAGTGATACATGACCTACTTACCATGACATACCTAGATACATGACTGAGTAACAGCACTGAGAcaaggaaacttttagtgcacacaatggcggGATGTCCTTTAGAAGGGGAAGTACACCCACTATCCCCTACAACACTTCgaatgttccagttcctgtaagtgaggaatgatgcaggacaattgcttagtaatcgctgctagcttgaaatactgtaaatcaccttcgtggggccaaagcagcttcccaatgtcttgatgtgcacatcttgcatggtcactttgatgctcatgaatatatgaagcaacgttatgatccaaatatccatgacaTGCCAAAGTATCATGAGCCATCTTACCGGAAACAGGTTgccattatcattgcttgtccatgtgcgcacacatgtacatgttcacgatactgtggcaccattattgtagcaccagatgttgcttcaccagtgctgctgtatgtacctctttcctggggcctgagcaaggagaagcaaaaattataattatacctgttaaggctaatattgttaggaaaagtgcaaaaaagcatctacatatttaagagctacaaaatgtgatcaacaatgttgaCAGCACAGCTTGCCCCCAGCTACACCCCTTCTAATAGGTATATGTATAATtgtataattgggggtttacgtcgcgagacaactgagatcatgagcgacgccacagcggtcggtctgtggattgcttttgcccacctgagggttctttaacgtgcgatgaaagctcatcacacggcaccccgtatttaacgtctctcgcggaagacggcgtgtctaagcaacttgtaccctcttctaataggaaatatgttgtcaaccaatggacagcatacatatgcgttatgacggtgtgctacaaagcaaatgttgccctcttgcaatgtgccatgtgtcaaaacgatgattcacagGTAGATGAGTCTTTCTCATGACTCCATCTATTTCTGCTAATCTGTGACGAGCATGCTGATCGTCATcccttgctggtcaaggtactcaGTTGCTGGAGTCAACTCCATTAGTACAGAAGGacagaatggaatttctggcacgtagtaactttacattacaacttgaatacacagcactcacacacagcccggcttttaaagaggaacaacaatatgctaacatgtatgcaggatatggtgtagttccatggttgggaaaaggcggagtgtgatcacacagaagtccagacagacacagagtgtctcaaaacaggaactcctaagttgttgctgatttcagctactgtgactgttttgtcttccctgtgcccaagctcagacttctccaaactcatgtaatttctcaaccagcttctctgagaaactgcgtagttttacatacaaccgcggattatagggtttagcagtcccatatttgtcgttcacacgtttacattgtgtgcaagccatagtgcaagttcgtgcggacacttacccGCAACTTTGGTCCTTTGGTGCTATCCTGtcctctttgttgtcgtcgaacgaggcaggtgccgcatccctttcCAGCGACTTCTACAGTCGAAATCGGCCGTcaggtgaacgacctcgtaacattctgatgcaaaatgcttcgagcacacacaacagttgccttgataagttcagagcactcaaccactggtttcgtaccactcaatcacgcacaatatcaactgggaacctggcacgaaacctctttcttagtagcgtacctgctcgtactgcgagaagcacagcattctcacaattcactcacgctgcatctctcacaaagtgacaacttagatgaggttgtgtgtactgactagccggagtaaaaagaggatcaaattaagacgcggagaaaggtgcccgtacgtacacgactctcgatttcgctttcagcctgacgagtgacgagttgtgattgctggcgattgcgaaactgcgagccagcaaacaagccaagaggagccaaagcgaaagctgagcgtgtcgtcagctgttcaagcggacgatcggacggcaaaccaaaaaacagatttcgcagtaaatacagggtattcgcccaaactattttggaagtacattcagtagacatcaacctttgtgcctgcgagtttttgttgtaatctgtggcagtgagtttcctccggagctgacctttaattaACAAATTACGACCTGCAAGATTATTGGTGTTATTCTTGAGATGATGGGAACGCTTCGACTGCTAAGGATCGTTGCCGATAAGGGCGCGCAAACAAAGATTAACGGGTAGTGAGCTGATGTCCACTGACTGATGGGCATGAAGATTCGCTTAGGGATAGCGATTGATAAGAGCTGGTAACGTTAATAACTATAGCTGCAAGGAAATGATAAGCAAGTTCTCATATTCTGGTTAGAGTCAAGTGTTGAaatcagggaaaggtaacggaaacggtattataccggaaatataacaGGTAACGGTgacagaaacggaaacgtatatcgcacagttagaataccttaaacagaaacggaaacgacaataatttacggtaataattcgggtactgcaggacccgaattattgcaattcttgaccatatcatgtagataaatttattaaataaacctcaatgaagcaaactaaaattaactgaagaactaaaactaaaatgaactatcaaactggagcatataagttagtagtatacagtaaatagaagaaTCATAGTTGTTATACGCTTATAGTGACCTGGAAGTTGCAAGTgtgagtaacattcctggaaaccatgttcatattagctgttcacagaaatcacgtacctatatgtgtattttgaataaacgttgtctcttgtatgcatgtattcctggagtcctcaaaatagactccagaacgtagagggattaagttttGTTACGGTTTCAAAGTTCTTTCgaacaaaaaaggcaaaaagaaagaaggaaaataaaaagctggaggtggggggggggggggcggtaccgaaaacctaaacggaaacgtaacagaaacgaaagcaacaatggtggtaaccgaaactgaaacagaaacaaataagggccagtaacggaggtagtaacggaaacgaaacagattccgttacctttccctggttGAAATACGCCGACTAGCAATTATAACTAGCAACAAGCAATTATAACTGCACAGTATGAGTAGCTCAGTTCCAGAGACCGGCAATTGTCCGGTTCCTTATCTGATAGGTGCTTATTGGGCTGCTGGTTTTCGAACTTGATGAGAACATGAAGCCTTTCTCACCATTTCCTTATCATTAACTAAATTTATCAGTCTGTCAGCATTTTATCAGTTATCGCTCAGTGAACCTTTATGTGCGGTCCACCTGGCCGCCGCAGATGATAAAGACCACTAtgggccggtttcaccaacagcAAGCACCGCTTCAGAGCGTGCttcgctggttaactttgaaccgagatcaatggttgctaaaacttgaagttaacaatcaattctttttttacaggcgttagttggtgacgtgatgaatgtttcagtgacaaggGTCAGCTTTAGCAgaccgttggtaaggttatcgtgcatatcagaaccaatcgcagtcgcgtgtgactcagaatcttatcaactgattggttccggttgatagttcgacgcaagccaccctatcaacggtttgctaaaactctctaataaccCCCTTTAGCGAAGCTGAGTTAAGCgctaaattcaagttaagggactgTTGAtgtcggttcaaatgttaatcggcgttggtgaaacaggGCCATATGTGAATCAGTCGTTGGTTGCGAGTCCTTACCAGCGGTTCCTCAACAGTGGACGTCTCCTCATTGTCCCACCTATTACACCGATAACCTTGTCAGTCGTTATCGTCAACTAAGTCGTAATGGCCCTACTAGTTTCTCTTATGGCTAATTATCAATCGTTACTAGTCGATAGCTCCTTATCAGTAACCAGAATCAACTTGTCAATCCCTATCAACCACACTGATCCACATGGACGTCTGCATTTCGCCCCTTATCATATACTACCGTTATAAGTAAATTAGCTCTGATAAGAAACTATCACTGATTGAATGCTGATCTTAAAGTATACGTGCAAAGTATCCAGCCTCGATTAGGCGTTTTTAGGAGTCCGTCTGTAGATGAAACCTCAGCAACAACGCCATTTCAGTCATTGATTCAGTGATGAGGTACGAATTACATTCAAAATGCTTAAAAACAACATGAATTAATTCGGAtagcacttggattaaaatgggCGGGAAAACCCGTAGTTGTAGGTGTTATAAAAAGATTTCTACATCGAGCAAGCCCCTATAGTATAGCTAActatcatcccaaatgacatagacatcgttctgccccctgattggttaaaaacgggagccgtacgcctttctgtgtcgcttatgcagttatattaattgtcacaaaacgtCCTACgacccgcgctttccacaaatcatgagTGATAAGTATCAtactgtgcaatggttggccttcagcgcgTTATGTGCTGATATAGTGTTTTAAAAGTGTAGTTTTCTCGTaggtataccgggtgtttcagttaaatccccgggctaaataattcgcgaaccggtgcaccaatcgaataactttattttttacaaatatctgtccaataccgcctacaagatgcgcaccgcgtgaatgagcgggaggcgctcattatttaaataaaaactcAAATGAGTtccgtgaaaaaagctaacttctaaagcacagtgccgtcggcattaaaaggggtactaccccttttgggacct
It contains:
- the LOC135384826 gene encoding uncharacterized protein LOC135384826; translation: MNGPNNAPYAQRLDLGWVIVGDACISGVRKPISVSTFTTTLLENGRASTFIPCPSHIHIKEKVVQDGQTVTTATHVTGLNDIASSTEELVDPIFETSKHDSMLALSIEDKRFLEIMNKGFAKGEDNSRIAPLPFRTRRCELPDNREQALNRFSSLCRTLQKKPEMKGHFLKFMSNIFKDGHAELAPQRDEGNECWYLPIFGVYHPKKPGQIRVVFDSSAKCQGVSLNDVLLTGPNLTNSLLGVLLRFRKEPFAITADIQQMFYCFIVREEDRDYLRFFWFHDNDPNQEIAEYRMRVHVFGNSPSPAVATYGLRRTALEGETEYGNDARRFVERDFYVDDGLKSLPTEKEAIELLRRTKAMLATANLRLHKIVSNSVAVMEAFPSDEYAPDLKDLVLGTDTPPSQRSLGLSWNIKKDTFAFPVSPNDKPHTKRGLLSTVNSLYDPLGFAAPVTIHGRLLLRELSSLTDDWDAGLPPSSEWEIWRNSLPALKEIQIPRTYTSSTLSNGCRKELCVFSDASTKAIAAVAYLKLTDAQGKNHIGFILGKAKLAQKREQTIPRLELCGAVLAVELADIVLGELDVDFDAVSYYTDSKVVLGYIYNESRRFYVYVANRVERIRRSSKPEQWNYVPSEHNPADIATRMVPADRLAKTAWLTGPEFLSRTNVASAGKEHQGFALMSPEADAEIRPVVTSLTTNVSTRTQLGAHRFEHFSRWTRLVKAIGSLQHIARCFHSSDDDVSASCNHWHLCSRLRTNEELSAAEKFVFKTVQSESFSKEIYCIEKKQDLPKNSPLRSLNPYIDEDGLLRIGGRLSNSTLDQNQRHPIIIPGRHHIGTLLTRHHHESVAHQGRHFTEGAIRAAGLWIV